One genomic segment of Arthrobacter sp. zg-Y1110 includes these proteins:
- a CDS encoding alpha-ketoacid dehydrogenase subunit beta, whose protein sequence is MSTTMTMAKAINAGLRAALESHPNSLLMGEDIGSLGGVYRVTEGLKADFGADRVMDTPLAESGIIGTAIGLALRGYLPVCEIQFDGFVFPGFNQITTQLAKMHSRSEGALNAPVVIRIPYGGGIGSIEHHSESPEALFAHTAGLRIITPSNPQDAYWMIQQAVACKDPVIVFEPKRRYWLKGDVDTTAPTSDPFSAHIVREGTDATIVAYGPLVPVALAAAAAAEEDGRSVEVVDLRSISPIDFDTVTESVRKTGRLIVTHEAPTFGGIGGEIAARVAERAFLSLEAPVLRVGGFHMPYPVAKVEEHYLPDIDRLLEALDRSFAY, encoded by the coding sequence ATGAGCACCACCATGACCATGGCCAAGGCCATCAACGCCGGTCTGCGCGCAGCCCTCGAATCCCACCCGAACTCCCTGCTGATGGGCGAGGACATCGGTTCCCTGGGCGGCGTGTACCGGGTCACCGAGGGCCTGAAGGCAGACTTCGGTGCGGACCGCGTTATGGACACGCCGCTGGCCGAATCCGGAATCATCGGGACCGCGATCGGCCTGGCCCTGCGCGGCTACCTGCCCGTCTGCGAAATCCAGTTCGACGGGTTCGTCTTCCCGGGCTTCAACCAGATCACCACCCAGCTGGCGAAAATGCACTCCCGCAGCGAGGGGGCGCTCAACGCACCCGTGGTCATCCGGATCCCGTACGGCGGCGGCATCGGCTCCATCGAACACCACTCGGAATCGCCCGAAGCGCTCTTTGCCCACACTGCAGGGCTGCGCATCATCACGCCGTCGAACCCCCAGGACGCCTACTGGATGATCCAGCAGGCCGTGGCCTGCAAGGACCCGGTCATCGTCTTCGAACCCAAGCGCCGATACTGGCTCAAGGGCGACGTCGACACCACCGCACCGACGTCGGATCCGTTCTCTGCCCATATTGTCCGCGAAGGAACCGACGCAACCATCGTCGCCTACGGCCCGCTGGTCCCCGTCGCCCTGGCAGCGGCCGCAGCGGCTGAAGAGGACGGACGGTCCGTCGAGGTGGTGGATCTGCGGTCCATTTCGCCCATCGACTTCGACACCGTGACCGAGTCCGTGCGGAAGACGGGACGGCTGATTGTCACCCACGAAGCCCCTACCTTCGGCGGGATCGGCGGCGAGATCGCCGCACGGGTGGCGGAACGCGCCTTCCTGTCCCTGGAAGCTCCGGTGCTTCGCGTGGGTGGCTTCCACATGCCCTACCCGGTAGCGAAGGTCGAGGAACATTACCTTCCGGACATCGAC
- the pdhA gene encoding pyruvate dehydrogenase (acetyl-transferring) E1 component subunit alpha → MDVGHLPASEFDSAGLEQSLMGAPEENPVPDMVQLLSIDGELLQDDTYGSYVQGLTSEELRGFYRDMFLVRRFDEEATALQRQGELVMWVPLTGQEGAQIGSGRALKPQDYVFPTYREHGVAYTRGLELAQLLRRFRGISHGGWDPREVNFHLYTLVLAAQVPHAVGYAMGMARDRLTNPKLPEAATVAYFGDGASSEGDVHEGMVFAASYNAPVVFFCQNNHWAISVPTEVQSRIPLANRAQGYGFPGVRVDGNDVLAVHAVTRWALEHARSGGGPVLIEAFTYRMSAHTTADDPTKYRLSADEEAWLDRDPLLRMEKYLRSQGLADDAFFEDLREEGRNMAVRLRENVQQMEAPGFEDAFADVYAEAHPLIREELDEHRRYEAGFASADDASPATTNPAAPEHTA, encoded by the coding sequence ATGGACGTAGGACATTTGCCGGCCAGTGAGTTCGACTCGGCCGGACTAGAGCAATCCCTCATGGGCGCTCCGGAGGAAAACCCTGTCCCGGACATGGTTCAGCTGCTGAGTATCGACGGCGAGCTCCTGCAGGACGATACCTATGGCAGCTACGTCCAGGGCCTGACTTCCGAGGAACTCCGCGGGTTCTACCGCGACATGTTCCTGGTCCGACGGTTCGATGAAGAAGCCACCGCCCTTCAGCGGCAGGGCGAACTGGTGATGTGGGTTCCGCTCACCGGCCAGGAAGGCGCGCAGATCGGTTCCGGCAGGGCCCTGAAGCCGCAGGATTACGTATTCCCCACCTACCGGGAACACGGCGTCGCCTACACCCGGGGCCTGGAACTCGCCCAGCTGCTCCGGCGCTTCCGCGGCATTTCCCACGGAGGCTGGGACCCCCGCGAAGTCAATTTCCACCTCTACACGCTGGTGCTGGCCGCCCAGGTGCCGCACGCCGTCGGCTATGCCATGGGAATGGCCCGTGACCGGCTGACGAACCCCAAGCTGCCCGAGGCAGCCACTGTCGCGTACTTCGGCGACGGGGCGAGCTCCGAAGGCGACGTGCATGAAGGCATGGTCTTTGCCGCGTCCTACAACGCGCCGGTGGTCTTCTTCTGCCAGAACAACCACTGGGCCATCTCCGTGCCCACCGAAGTCCAGTCGCGCATCCCCTTGGCCAATCGGGCACAGGGCTACGGCTTCCCCGGAGTGCGCGTTGACGGCAACGACGTCCTGGCCGTCCACGCCGTGACGCGCTGGGCGCTGGAGCACGCCCGTTCGGGCGGTGGTCCGGTGCTCATTGAAGCCTTCACCTACCGGATGAGCGCGCATACGACGGCGGATGACCCCACCAAATACCGCCTCAGCGCCGACGAGGAAGCCTGGCTGGACCGGGACCCGTTGCTTCGGATGGAAAAGTACCTGCGCAGCCAGGGGCTTGCCGATGATGCGTTCTTTGAGGACCTCCGCGAGGAGGGCCGCAACATGGCCGTCCGGCTTCGCGAGAACGTCCAGCAGATGGAGGCGCCGGGCTTTGAAGACGCCTTCGCCGATGTCTACGCAGAGGCCCATCCGCTGATCCGCGAAGAGCTGGATGAGCATCGCCGGTACGAAGCCGGATTCGCCAGCGCCGACGACGCCAGCCCCGCCACCACCAACCCCGCCGCCCCGGAGCACACCGCATGA